TCAAAGGCATCCAGCGGTTTTTCGGACAGATCGATCCCGATCACTCCAAACACGCCGCCTCCGGTCCGAAGTGCAAGATAAAGTCCCTTTGCATCCGGGTAGCTATCCGTGCCTGCACCGGAACGCTTTTTGTTGGCAAACGTCCAGTTTGCTGCATCCCGTTCTTCCGGTGCAGAAAAGATGTTTTGCGCCGTTTCCCCGTCAACTCCAAAAACCTGTTCTGCCCCAAGACCTCCGTTTTGTTCCAGGTAGACGATCAGACTCCGGTTCAGCAGCTTCATCAGCTGGGAAGCTGTCAGCGAAAAGATTTCTTCTTCACTTTTGGCTTTCTGTAAAAGCTGATTCGTATCAAATAGTACTTTTGTCCGGAATGCTGCCTGCGCAGACATTTTTGCATGGTCTTTCAACCGTGTCGTCAACGTACAGGTAATCATTGCAGAGGTCAGCATCAGGGCAAACGTAACCTGATAACCGGGGTCATACGCATGGAATGTCAGGTATGGCTCGGTCAGGAAGAAATTGTACAATGCTACACTGGCAACGGACCCCAGCACACCGCAGGTATAACCGCTGGTACACAATGCGGTGAACAGCATCCCCAGCATATAGAGCATAATAATGTTATAACGCGCAAAGTCCAGCTGCAGGAAAAAGAAGCCGATGAGCGTGATGCAGCTCAGGATGCCTGCGGTGATCAGAAGATCACGGACAGACGGCAGAAGCGGACGGGTGAACAGCTTTCGTCCTGAACCGTAGCCGTTCTCTGCAGAAGCATCCGGGATGATGTAAATATCCAGATTAGGCGCAGTCAGCGTCAATTTTTCAGTCAGTGACGGTCCACTCCAGAAATGGCGGCGATGTACGCTGGAGCTCCCCAGTACGATTTTTGTAATGCCGGAGATGCGGGCAAACTCTGCGATCTGCTGCGGAATGTCATCCCCATAGATCGTAGAAATGTCGGCACCTGCCTGCTCTGCCATACGAATGTGCTGCTGCAAGCGCCGACGATCTTCTTGTCCCATCTGATCCGAATCCGGAGTCCGGACATACAGAGCTGTAAAGGTCCCTCCAAACGCCTTTGCCATTGTTGCTGCCGTCCGCACGATCTTTGCATTGGAGGGAGAGGACGACAGACACGCCAGAATATGTTCAGTGGGTGGGTCGTTCTGATTCATAAAAATCACCTGCCTTGCCCACAGTATAGCACAATTTGATGGTCACGACCACCAGCCACGTCTTTTTCCTTCCTGTTGAAGGATCTCCTTCCGCATGTGATCCAGCGCATCTGCTGCCCAAAAACCACTCAACATGACTCCAAGAACCATCAGTAACAAAACGACATCCATATGATCCGTCCTA
Above is a genomic segment from Faecalibacterium taiwanense containing:
- a CDS encoding DUF4118 domain-containing protein — its product is MNQNDPPTEHILACLSSSPSNAKIVRTAATMAKAFGGTFTALYVRTPDSDQMGQEDRRRLQQHIRMAEQAGADISTIYGDDIPQQIAEFARISGITKIVLGSSSVHRRHFWSGPSLTEKLTLTAPNLDIYIIPDASAENGYGSGRKLFTRPLLPSVRDLLITAGILSCITLIGFFFLQLDFARYNIIMLYMLGMLFTALCTSGYTCGVLGSVASVALYNFFLTEPYLTFHAYDPGYQVTFALMLTSAMITCTLTTRLKDHAKMSAQAAFRTKVLFDTNQLLQKAKSEEEIFSLTASQLMKLLNRSLIVYLEQNGGLGAEQVFGVDGETAQNIFSAPEERDAANWTFANKKRSGAGTDSYPDAKGLYLALRTGGGVFGVIGIDLSEKPLDAFENSVLLSILGEGALAIENRRNALEKEQATVQAKNEELRANLLRTISHDLRTPLTSISGNASNLLSNGETLDTETRNKICTDIFDDAQWLIGLVENLLSITRIEDGRMNLQISPQLMDEMIEEALHHVNRKSCEHTITTQYGDEILLVNVDARLIMQVVVNLVDNAIKYTPVGSVIQISAYRKDHQVVVEVADNGPGIPDRAKAQVFEMFYTGQSRIADSHRSLGLGLPLCRAILTAHGGTLTLRDNIPNGSVFSFALPQSEVNIHE